A window of the Henckelia pumila isolate YLH828 chromosome 3, ASM3356847v2, whole genome shotgun sequence genome harbors these coding sequences:
- the LOC140886565 gene encoding protein DEFECTIVE IN EXINE FORMATION 1 — translation MKSGGVLFLGLLVFWLSCLCFDYAVAQSEEANKNKFREREATDDALGYPNLDEDELLNTQCPQHLELRWQTEVSSSIYSSPLIADINSDGKLEVVVPSFVHYLEVLEGSDGDKLPGWPAFHQSTVHSSPLLFDIDKDGVREVVLATYNGEVLFFRVSGYMMSDKLEIPRLKVKKDWYVGLHPDPVDRSHPDVHDEKLVEDSLTDSIYKHNGSTMHSGGTIAKNINHSFEEGSHDLSKASNSVPEEAHHETLQSNVSTTDIQRHDLNASHVENLVKSKDSQPEADRKMPQEPNNTLSNSGADKVNDEEIGKNTARRLLEEKDSTGNEGIHAATVENNGGLEADADASFELLRENDELADEYNYDYDDYVDEAMWGDEEWTETQHEKLEDFVHIDAHVLCTPVIADIDNDGVSEMIVAVSYFFDHEYYDNPEHLKELGGIEIGKYVAGGIVVFNLDTKQVKWSAQLDLSTDTGNFRAYIYSSPTVVDLDGDGNLDILVGTSFGLFYVLDHKGKYREKFPLEMAEIQGAVVAADINDDGKIELVTADSHGNVAAWTLQGKEIWETHVKSLVPQGPSIGDVDGDGHTDIVVPTLSGNIYVLSGIDGSFVRPYPYRTHGRVMNQILLVDLRKRGEKKKGLTIVSTSFDGYLYLIDGPTSCADVVDIGETSYSMVLADNVDGGDDLDLIVTTMNGNVFCFSTPSPYHPLKAWRSPNQGRNNAAYRYNREGIHVTPSSRAFRDEEGKNFWVELEIVDKHRFPSGSQAPYNVTVSLLVPGNYQGERTIKQSQIFNQAGKQRIKLPTVSVRTTGTVLVEMIDKNGLYFSDEFSLTFHMYYYKLLKWLLVLPMLGMFGILVILRPQEGMPLPSFSRNTEL, via the exons ATGAAATCTGGGGGTGTTCTATTTCTTGGTTTGCTTGTTTTCTGGTTATCTTGTTTATGTTTCGATTATGCCGTTGCGCAATCGGAGGAAGCGAACAAGAACAAATTTCGGGAGCGTGAGGCTACTGATGATGCCCTCGGTTACCCCAATCT TGACGAGGATGAGCTGCTGAATACACAATGTCCTCAGCATTTGGAACTGAGATGGCAGACTGAAGTGAGTTCTAGCATATATTCTTCCCCTTTGATTGCGGATATTAACAG TGATGGAAAGCTTGAAGTAGTAGTTCCCTCCTTTGTTCATTACTTGGAAGTCCTAGAAGGTTCTGACGGAGATAAGTTGCCAG GTTGGCCAGCTTTTCATCAGTCAACCGTTCATTCTAGTCCTCTTTTGTTTGACATTGACAAAGATGGTGTCCGAGAAGTAGTTTTAGCCACTTACAATGGTGAAGTGCTATTTTTCAG GGTATCAGGCTACATGATGTCAGATAAATTGGAGATTCCGAGGTTGAAAGTTAAAAAGGATTGGTATGTTGGTTTGCATCCAGATCCAGTTGACCGGTCTCACCCGGATGTTCATGATGAGAAACTGGTTGAGGATTCTCTCACCGATTCGATATATA agCACAATGGAAGCACCATGCACAGTGGAGGTACAATTGCGAAAAACATCAATCATTCTTTTGAAGAAGGTTCTCATGACTTATCTAAGGCATCAAATTCTGTACCAGAAGAAGCTCATCATGAAACCTTGCAGAGCAATGTTTCTACGACAGATATTCAGCGCCATGACCTGAATGCATCTCATGTTGAGAATCTAGTGAAGAGCAAAGATAGTCAACCTGAAGCAGACAGAAAGATGCCACAAGAACCAAATAATACACTTTCTAATTCTGGAGCAGATAAAGTTAATGATGAAGAAATTGGAAAAAACACTGCAAGAAGGCTTCTTGAAGAGAAAGATTCAACAGGCAATGAAGGCATTCATGCTGCAACGGTGGAAAATAATGGGGGCCTTGAAGCAGATGCTGATGCATCATTTGAGTTGTTAAGGGAGAATGATGAGCTGGCTGATGAGTATAACTATGATTATGATGATTATGTAGATGAGGCCATGTGGGGAGATGAGGAATGGACTGAAACTCAGCATGAAAAACTGGAAGATTTTGTTCACATAGATGCACATGTCTTATGCACTCCG GTAATTGCAGATATCGATAATGATGGGGTGTCTGAGATGATTGTTGCTGTTTCTTACTTCTTTGACCATGA GTATTATGATAATCCAGAGCATTTGAAGGAACTTGGTGGTATTGAGATTGGGAAATATGTTGCTGGTGGTATTGTAGTTTTCAATCTCGACACAAAGCAAGTTAAGTGGAGTGCTCAACTTGATTTGAGTACGGATACTGGAAATTTCCGTGCCTACATATATTCTTCTCCTACTgttgttgatttggatggtgatgGGAACTTGGACATTCTGGTTGGGACTTCCTTTGGCTTGTTTTATGTCTTGGACCACAAGG GCAAATATAGGGAGAAGTTTCCTCTTGAAATGGCTGAAATTCAAGGAGCAGTGGTTGCAGCTGACATCAATGATGATGGAAAGATTGAGTTAGTGACTGCTGATTCCCATGGAAATGTTGCAGCTTGGACATTACAAGGAAAAGAAATCTGGGAAACACATGTAAAGAGCCTTGTTCCACAG GGTCCTAGCATTGGAGATGTGGATGGGGATGGTCACACTGACATTGTCGTTCCAACATTATCTGGAAATATATATGTTCTCAGCGGCATAGATGGATCATTTGTACGACCCTATCCGTATCGAACACATGGTAGGGTAATGAATCAAATTCTTCTGGTTGACTTGAGGAAACGCGGGGAGAAGAAGAAGGGACTAACGATTGTCAGCACATCTTTTGATGGGTATTTATACCTCATTGATGGGCCCACTTCTTGTGCTGATGTTGTGGATATTGGAGAAACATC ATACAGTATGGTTTTGGCTGACAATGTAGATGGTGGAGACGATCTTGATCTGATTGTGACCACGATGAATGGCAATGTCTTCTGTTTTTCAACACCTTCTCCTTATCATCCCCTCA AGGCTTGGAGATCACCTAATCAAGGAAGAAATAATGCCGCGTACCGCTATAACCGTGAGGGCATCCATGTCACTCCATCATCACGAGCTTTCCGAGATGAAGAAGGCAAGAATTTTTGGGTTGAATTGGAGATTGTTGACAAACACAGGTTCCCATCTGGCAGTCAAGCACCTTATAATGTTACG GTAAGTTTACTGGTTCCTGGTAATTACCAAGGAGAAAGAACAATTAAGCAAAGCCAAATCTTCAATCAGGCCGGAAAACAGCGAATTAAACTTCCAACTGTAAGTGTAAGAACTACTGGGACAGTATTGGTTGAGATGATCGACAAAAATGGACTCTACTTTTCGGATGAGTTCTCCCTCACCTTCCATATGTACTATTACAAACTCTTGAAATGGCTTCTTGTTCTTCCTATGCTGGGGATGTTCGGGATCCTCGTCATCTTGCGTCCCCAAGAAGGCATGCCACTGCCATCATTTTCCCGTAACACTGAATTGTGA